A genome region from Coprococcus phoceensis includes the following:
- a CDS encoding molybdopterin-binding protein, translating into MKKIETKDAVGHVICHDITIIVKDQIKDTAFRKGHIVREEDIPKLLSIGKDHLYVWEKEEGMLHENEAAEILASVCESAYMKRSPVKEGKIELSATQRGLFQIDLEKLSAINELEDIMIASRHHNQPVNVGDKLVGTRVIPLVISEEKMKQVKEIGGKEPLFRILPYKRKTAGVVTTGNEVYYGRIQDTFTPVIREKLKAYDVEVLVHKTVPDKREKIVEAIREIKGKGVDMVLCTGGMSVDPDDMTPSAIKESGAQIISYGAPVLPGAMFLLGCFSDGTPVIGLPGCVMYAKATIFDLLLPRILADVPITKKDLAKMGAGGLCLGCDICTYPNCGFGKGV; encoded by the coding sequence ACAATTATTGTAAAAGATCAGATTAAAGATACTGCATTTCGAAAAGGACATATTGTGCGGGAAGAAGATATTCCCAAACTGTTATCTATTGGAAAAGACCATCTTTATGTGTGGGAGAAAGAAGAGGGAATGCTGCACGAGAATGAGGCGGCAGAGATTCTGGCATCTGTATGCGAAAGCGCATATATGAAGCGGAGCCCGGTAAAAGAAGGAAAGATTGAGTTGTCGGCAACACAGAGAGGACTTTTTCAAATTGATTTGGAAAAGCTTTCTGCCATCAATGAGCTGGAAGATATCATGATTGCATCCAGACATCATAACCAGCCGGTGAATGTCGGGGACAAACTGGTTGGGACAAGGGTGATTCCGCTGGTCATTTCGGAAGAGAAGATGAAGCAAGTTAAAGAAATCGGTGGAAAAGAGCCATTATTTCGGATTTTACCATATAAGCGAAAAACAGCCGGAGTGGTGACGACTGGAAATGAAGTGTACTATGGGCGGATACAGGACACATTTACTCCGGTTATTCGAGAAAAACTGAAAGCATATGATGTGGAAGTGTTGGTTCATAAAACCGTACCGGATAAAAGAGAAAAGATTGTGGAAGCAATTCGGGAGATAAAAGGCAAAGGAGTAGATATGGTACTTTGTACCGGAGGAATGAGTGTCGATCCGGATGATATGACACCGAGTGCAATCAAAGAAAGTGGAGCGCAGATTATTTCCTACGGGGCTCCGGTTCTTCCGGGGGCGATGTTCCTGCTTGGCTGTTTTTCGGATGGAACACCGGTTATAGGACTGCCAGGATGCGTGATGTATGCAAAAGCGACCATTTTTGATTTGCTTCTTCCACGGATACTTGCAGATGTACCGATTACGAAGAAGGATTTGGCAAAGATGGGAGCAGGAGGCTTATGTCTTGGCTGCGATATCTGTACGTATCCGAACTGTGGATTTGGAAAAGGAGTATAG
- a CDS encoding MOSC domain-containing protein, with protein MGVVRAVCISEKKGTEKQNVHKAKLVADSGLKGDAHAGNWHRQVSLLSYEQIEAFRQRGAQIEFGAFGENLVVEGFDLKTLPIGTRFRCNDVILEMTQIGKECHHGCRIFQTMGDCIMPREGVFAVVIHGGEISEGDCIEILTDKEE; from the coding sequence ATGGGAGTTGTGAGAGCTGTTTGTATCAGTGAAAAGAAAGGAACAGAAAAGCAAAATGTACATAAGGCAAAGCTGGTTGCGGATTCTGGTCTGAAAGGAGATGCGCATGCAGGTAACTGGCATAGACAGGTGAGTCTGTTGTCTTATGAGCAGATAGAAGCGTTTCGGCAAAGAGGGGCACAGATAGAATTCGGTGCGTTTGGAGAGAATCTTGTCGTAGAGGGATTTGATTTAAAAACCCTTCCGATTGGAACAAGATTTCGCTGCAACGATGTGATTCTTGAGATGACGCAGATAGGAAAGGAATGCCATCACGGGTGCAGGATTTTTCAGACGATGGGAGACTGCATCATGCCAAGAGAAGGTGTGTTTGCAGTTGTAATTCACGGCGGGGAGATTTCAGAGGGTGACTGTATAGAGATTTTGACAGATAAGGAGGAGTAA
- a CDS encoding MBL fold metallo-hydrolase — protein sequence MKITYISHSGFAVELENHIFLFDYYKGEIPKFDPKKSIVVFASHVHHDHYVEEIFELREQYPDVHYVLSSDIRRSAKKILEEKQIEAQVSFLRIHQELELGKVRIQTLKSTDAGVAFLVECEGRTIYHAGDLNWWHWEGEPDAYNEHMKMAYLKEIEKLKDTPIDVAFVPVDPRLGEQYYYGIDGFAKRVDAKALIPMHCWGDYTVCEKLMHQEETKEYRERIYPITKEGEEICLKIS from the coding sequence ATGAAAATCACATATATTTCACACAGTGGGTTTGCGGTGGAACTGGAAAACCATATTTTTCTGTTTGATTATTACAAAGGGGAGATACCAAAGTTTGATCCGAAAAAAAGTATAGTTGTATTTGCAAGCCATGTCCATCATGATCATTATGTAGAAGAAATTTTTGAATTGAGAGAACAATATCCGGATGTGCACTATGTTCTGTCTTCGGATATTCGAAGGTCAGCGAAAAAAATTTTGGAAGAAAAGCAAATCGAAGCTCAGGTCTCTTTTTTGAGAATCCATCAGGAGCTTGAACTGGGAAAGGTGCGGATTCAGACTTTGAAGTCAACAGATGCAGGTGTTGCTTTTTTGGTGGAGTGCGAAGGAAGAACAATTTACCATGCAGGAGATTTAAATTGGTGGCATTGGGAAGGAGAGCCGGATGCGTATAATGAACATATGAAGATGGCATATCTGAAGGAAATTGAAAAATTGAAGGACACACCGATCGATGTGGCATTTGTGCCCGTAGATCCAAGGCTTGGCGAGCAGTATTATTATGGAATAGATGGATTTGCAAAACGGGTGGATGCAAAAGCATTGATTCCGATGCATTGCTGGGGGGACTATACAGTTTGTGAAAAACTGATGCATCAGGAGGAGACAAAGGAGTATCGAGAGCGGATTTATCCGATCACAAAAGAAGGAGAGGAAATATGTCTCAAGATATCATAG
- a CDS encoding MutS-related protein, protein MSQDIIVVAGLFAVLAGIWVVNMVSRKNRMGCIQAMLKEEWGSGHPKEYTYEEFEWISHYYKNRQERRCAKGAFIDDITWNDLEMDDVFLKLNHTYSNIGEDYLYDLLRRPQTEESVLRERERLITYFAEHEKERRIFQTKFYEIGKLLKVPVSDYIYRLSEVKKKSNTPHYLAIGGIFAAIVLAIFNITAGVIALLVVMGVNINSYYREKKEIEAYISTFSYIMKLLDISDQFEHVDIPEVEQYVQEIIRAKKQFGKFKKGSSLVVSGRHMGASVTESIMDYFRMLFHVDLIKFNSMLEEFQKNLDAIECMMENLGLLDSMIAIASYRESLSYYSVPELVKQEKAFLESEDMYHPMLENPVANTIKEERGVLVTGSNASGKSTFLKTVAISAVFAQTIHTCPARQYRACYFQIYSSMALKDNLQGNESYYIVEIKSLKRILNRVEEKTPLLCFVDEVLRGTNTIERISASAQILKSLAKVHVMCFAATHDIELTHLLEEFYSNYHFQEEVKENDILFNYMLYRGRAVSRNAIKLLGIIGYDGEIIKEAEKTAENFVNTGIWSL, encoded by the coding sequence ATGTCTCAAGATATCATAGTCGTAGCAGGATTGTTTGCTGTTCTTGCCGGCATTTGGGTGGTGAACATGGTAAGTCGTAAAAATCGAATGGGATGTATACAGGCAATGCTGAAAGAAGAGTGGGGCAGTGGACATCCAAAAGAATATACATATGAGGAATTTGAATGGATTTCACATTATTACAAGAACCGACAGGAGAGAAGATGTGCCAAAGGGGCGTTTATCGATGATATCACATGGAATGATCTGGAGATGGATGATGTATTCTTAAAGTTAAATCATACTTATTCCAATATTGGCGAGGACTATTTGTATGATCTTTTGAGGAGACCACAAACGGAGGAATCTGTGCTGAGAGAGCGAGAGCGTCTGATTACTTATTTTGCAGAGCATGAAAAAGAACGCAGAATTTTTCAGACCAAATTCTATGAAATTGGGAAATTATTAAAAGTTCCGGTCAGTGATTATATTTACCGTTTATCTGAAGTGAAAAAGAAAAGCAACACACCGCACTATCTGGCGATTGGAGGGATTTTTGCCGCCATTGTTTTGGCAATTTTCAACATTACTGCCGGAGTGATTGCGTTACTTGTGGTGATGGGTGTAAATATCAACAGTTATTATAGAGAGAAGAAAGAAATCGAGGCGTATATCAGTACATTTTCTTATATCATGAAACTGCTTGATATCAGCGATCAGTTTGAACATGTTGATATTCCTGAAGTGGAACAATATGTGCAGGAGATTATCAGAGCAAAGAAACAGTTTGGCAAGTTCAAAAAGGGTTCCTCTTTGGTGGTGTCCGGACGGCATATGGGAGCATCTGTTACAGAATCCATCATGGATTATTTCCGTATGCTGTTTCATGTGGATTTAATTAAATTCAATTCGATGCTGGAAGAGTTTCAAAAAAATTTGGATGCGATTGAGTGTATGATGGAAAATCTTGGACTTTTGGACAGTATGATCGCAATCGCCTCTTATCGGGAGTCATTGTCATATTATTCTGTGCCGGAACTTGTGAAGCAGGAAAAGGCATTTTTAGAAAGTGAAGACATGTATCATCCTATGCTTGAGAATCCGGTTGCAAATACGATCAAAGAAGAACGAGGCGTGTTGGTGACGGGCTCCAATGCATCTGGAAAATCAACATTTTTAAAGACGGTGGCAATCAGTGCGGTTTTTGCACAGACGATCCACACCTGCCCGGCAAGACAGTATCGCGCCTGCTATTTTCAGATTTATTCATCTATGGCGCTCAAAGATAATCTTCAGGGGAATGAGAGCTACTACATTGTGGAAATCAAATCTTTAAAAAGAATCTTGAACCGCGTAGAGGAGAAGACACCGCTCTTATGTTTTGTGGATGAGGTGCTTCGGGGAACGAACACGATTGAGCGTATTTCAGCATCGGCTCAGATTTTAAAGAGTCTGGCAAAAGTGCATGTAATGTGTTTTGCGGCAACACATGATATTGAGTTGACACATCTTTTGGAAGAGTTTTATAGTAATTATCATTTTCAGGAAGAGGTAAAAGAAAATGATATTTTGTTTAATTACATGTTGTACAGAGGAAGAGCGGTATCCAGAAATGCTATTAAGCTGCTTGGGATTATCGGATATGACGGGGAAATTATCAAAGAGGCTGAGAAGACGGCAGAGAATTTTGTAAATACCGGAATATGGAGTTTGTAG
- the rnhA gene encoding ribonuclease HI, with translation MKVKIYTDGAARGNPDGPGGYGTVLEFIDSKGQLHTKELSCGYKKTTNNRMELMAVIAGLEALNRPCEIELYSDSKYVVDAFNQHWIDGWLKKGWKRGKNEPVKNVDLWKRLLKAKEPHQITFIWVKGHDGHPQNERCDTLATTAADGGNLLDDVIGG, from the coding sequence ATGAAAGTAAAGATTTATACAGATGGTGCGGCACGAGGAAACCCGGATGGACCGGGAGGATACGGCACTGTGTTGGAATTTATAGATTCAAAAGGGCAGCTTCATACAAAAGAGTTGTCCTGCGGATATAAGAAGACGACGAACAACCGTATGGAATTGATGGCGGTGATCGCAGGGCTGGAGGCGTTGAACCGTCCCTGTGAGATTGAGTTATATTCGGATTCAAAATATGTGGTCGATGCATTTAATCAGCACTGGATTGATGGCTGGCTGAAAAAAGGCTGGAAACGCGGAAAAAACGAACCGGTCAAAAATGTGGATTTGTGGAAACGATTATTAAAGGCGAAAGAACCGCATCAGATTACGTTTATTTGGGTAAAAGGACATGATGGACATCCGCAGAATGAGCGCTGTGATACACTTGCAACGACAGCGGCGGACGGCGGAAATCTTTTGGATGATGTAATCGGGGGATAA
- a CDS encoding aspartate carbamoyltransferase regulatory subunit, with protein MVKNTLNVSGISEGFVLDHIQAGKSMDIYHYLRLDKLDCCVAIIKNAKSNKMGKKDIMKIECPIDVIDLDILGFIDHNITINIIQDEKIVEKKRLKLPKEITNVIKCKNPRCITSIEQELDHVFVLTDPENEVYRCKYCEEKYSR; from the coding sequence ATGGTAAAAAATACATTGAATGTCAGTGGTATTTCCGAAGGCTTTGTACTTGACCATATTCAGGCCGGAAAAAGCATGGACATCTATCACTATTTGAGACTGGATAAATTAGATTGCTGCGTTGCAATCATCAAAAATGCAAAAAGCAATAAGATGGGGAAAAAAGACATTATGAAAATCGAATGCCCAATCGACGTAATCGATTTGGATATCCTCGGCTTTATTGATCACAATATCACAATCAACATCATTCAGGATGAAAAAATTGTTGAGAAAAAACGTTTGAAACTTCCAAAAGAAATCACAAACGTAATCAAATGCAAAAATCCTCGCTGCATCACTTCTATTGAGCAGGAACTGGATCACGTGTTCGTGTTGACCGATCCTGAAAACGAAGTATACCGCTGCAAATATTGTGAAGAAAAGTATAGCAGATAA
- the pyrB gene encoding aspartate carbamoyltransferase, producing the protein MRHLMSPLDFTVEELDEILDLADDIEANPEKYAHACDGKKLATLFYEPSTRTRLSHEAAMLNLGGSILGFSSANSSSAAKGESVSDTIRMISCYADICAMRHPKEGAPMVACRHSSIPVINAGDGGHQHPTQTLTDLLTIRSLKGRLDNLTIGLCGDLKFGRTVHSLIHALVRYPNIKFVLISPEELRLPSYIRKDVLDKQNVPYKEVVRMEEALPELDLLYMTRVQKERFFNEDDYVRMKDFYILDAKKMELAPKDMLVLHPLPRVNEISVEVDKDPRAAYFKQVQYGVYVRMALILTLLEIKVS; encoded by the coding sequence ATGAGACACTTAATGAGTCCATTAGACTTTACAGTCGAAGAATTAGATGAAATTTTGGATTTGGCAGACGATATTGAAGCCAATCCTGAAAAATATGCACACGCCTGCGACGGCAAAAAGCTTGCAACTTTATTCTACGAACCGAGCACTCGAACAAGACTTAGTCACGAAGCCGCAATGTTAAATTTGGGGGGAAGTATTTTAGGATTTTCTTCCGCGAATTCCAGTTCCGCCGCCAAGGGGGAGAGCGTATCTGACACAATCCGCATGATTTCCTGCTATGCAGACATCTGTGCGATGAGACATCCAAAGGAAGGTGCGCCTATGGTTGCCTGCAGACATTCTTCTATCCCTGTCATCAATGCCGGTGACGGCGGACATCAACATCCGACACAGACTTTAACCGACCTTTTGACAATCCGTTCTTTAAAAGGCAGACTTGACAATCTCACAATCGGTCTTTGTGGTGATTTGAAATTCGGACGTACGGTTCACTCTCTCATTCACGCACTGGTACGTTACCCGAACATCAAATTTGTTTTGATTTCACCGGAAGAGCTGCGTCTGCCAAGTTATATCCGCAAAGATGTGTTAGACAAACAAAACGTGCCTTACAAAGAGGTAGTTCGTATGGAAGAAGCGCTTCCGGAACTGGATCTGCTCTACATGACAAGGGTGCAAAAAGAACGTTTCTTTAACGAAGATGATTACGTTCGTATGAAAGATTTTTATATATTGGATGCGAAAAAGATGGAACTTGCACCAAAGGATATGCTTGTGCTTCATCCACTTCCACGTGTCAACGAGATTTCTGTCGAAGTAGACAAAGACCCACGTGCCGCTTATTTTAAACAGGTACAATACGGTGTGTATGTACGTATGGCACTCATACTCACTTTGCTGGAGATCAAAGTTTCATAA
- a CDS encoding nitroreductase family protein — translation MNATECIKGRRSIRKYKKGCIDHSLLESIISTASYSPSWKNTQITRYIAIEDTSILNKIADEFTPDYNSNIIRQVSTLIAVTFIKGRCGYERDGSFSTKKEDRWQMFDVGAACQTFCLAAHEAGLGTVIMGIWDEDAITELLDIPEGQELAALIAIGYPDVAPEAPKRKSVQDLLTYR, via the coding sequence ATGAACGCAACAGAATGTATTAAAGGGCGAAGAAGTATTCGTAAGTACAAGAAAGGCTGTATTGACCATTCATTATTAGAATCTATTATCTCTACAGCATCTTATTCTCCTTCCTGGAAAAACACTCAGATTACTCGTTACATCGCAATTGAAGACACTTCTATTCTCAATAAAATTGCCGATGAATTCACCCCAGACTATAACTCGAATATTATCAGACAAGTTTCAACATTAATTGCTGTAACTTTTATCAAAGGGCGCTGCGGTTATGAGCGAGATGGTTCTTTTTCAACCAAAAAGGAAGACCGTTGGCAGATGTTCGATGTCGGTGCTGCCTGCCAGACATTTTGTCTTGCTGCACATGAAGCCGGTCTTGGCACTGTAATCATGGGAATCTGGGACGAAGATGCAATCACAGAATTGTTGGACATCCCGGAAGGACAGGAACTGGCTGCCTTGATTGCCATCGGTTATCCTGATGTTGCTCCCGAAGCTCCAAAGCGAAAATCTGTACAAGATTTATTAACTTATCGATAA